A window of Sphingobacterium kitahiroshimense genomic DNA:
AATTACACATAGTCTGTTGGATCAAATGGAGAAACGTTTACTAACAACGCAGCTTATTTTTGTTAATGCTACGTTGATCGATATTAATTTTAGAACAGATGAACACCGATTTGATGTAGAGGGAGCTTATAATATTCGCTATCAGATTATAAAAAAGAGAATCGATAAAGTGACTATTAAAGGTTCGAACGAACGCCTTACTCAGCCGGGTAAAATTGCTATTGTCTATTTTACAAAGCGCGAGGAAAAAGAATATTTAGGATATATTCAATATCTACAAAAGAGCGGATCTTTATTAGATGATCTAGAAGAATTGGAATTGGAAGAATTACAGGGTGTTAAAGGATTGCAAGCGTTGAGAATAGGAATTAATTTAGCCTAAAGTAGCATACTAAACGTATCAAACAAATGATCTAAATCAATTTTTAGATTTTTAGTAATCCTTATTTTTGCAATTATTAGATATCTACCTAATTAATTAAAATAACAGTTTATGGCAACATACAAATGGTCAATAGACCCAAGTCATAGTGAAGTCGCTTTTAAAGTGAAACACTTAATGATTACAACGATAACAGGTTATTGTGGTAAGTTCACACTTGATCTTGAAACTACTTCTAATGATTTTAATACCGCTAAGAATATAGCATTTAAAGCGGAGATAAATTCTATCAATACCAATGATACACAAAGAGACGAACATTTGAAGTCAGCTGATTTTTTTAATGCTGAAGCCTACCGTTATTTAGAATTTACTGGTGTTAAATATGTAGGAATCGGGGATGAAGCGCAACTAACCGGAAATTTGACAATAGGAAATATTACCAAAGCTATTACATTAAAAGTTTTGTTTGGCGGGATTGTGGTCGATAGTTATGGCCAAACAAAAGCAGGCTTTTCTTTAAGCGGGCAACTTAGTCGTAAGGAATTTGGTTTAACATGGGATGCTGTTACAGAAGCTGGTAATATTGTGGTTAGTGATGAAGTACGAATTAGTGCTGAAGTTCAAGTGATTAAAAAAGATATAATACTCTAGATTTTGGATCATGATAAAGATATATCATAACAAATTGTGTAGTAAAAGCTGTGCTGTATTAGATTTATTGAAATCGAAAGATGTAGATTTATCAATACGGGAGTATCTTCAAGATGTTCCTAGTAAAGATGAATTGCTTGAGCTGGTCACTTTACTTCAATTAAAACCTCTTGAGCTGATACGACGTACTGAATCAATTTTTCAAGAAAAGTTTAAAAATCTTGTTCTTTCGGATGAAGAATGGATCTCCGTTATGTTGGAGTATCCTATTCTAATTGAGCGTCCTATTGTTGTAAAAGATGGTAAGGCCGTTATCGGTCGACCGATTGATAAAGTAATAACACTAATATCAGAAGGTTAACATTATTTGTTATGAAAAGTATCTAGATAGGATTGCATACTTTATTTTTTTTAATATTGAGTATCTAAATAGAAATCCAGTCGGAACTTTGGGAAGGTGTTAAAAAATCAGTGCGTGGTGGAAGATTTAGGTATGGATAGTTAACTTTGGATAGATACAAACCTATTGGATGGGCCGGTCTCAATATTTTGGGAAGTTCTAATGTAATTAAATGATTTTCAAATTCATCAATACTTAGTTCCCCATTACCTATTTTTAAAAGTTTACCGGTTAGAATTCTGATCATCTTACCTAAAAATCTATTACTGGAAATATTAAACCGAATTCTATCACCTTTTGTATTGACAAATATTCCTGCAGCTGTTACGTGGCAGATTGTATGTTCATTTTTATCAGGATGTGTGCAAAAGGGACGAAAATCCTTATATTTTAAGAGCAATTTTGCAGCTTCACTCATTTTGTCTAAATTTAATTTGGGATATAAGTATAATGAGCTTTGATTGCTTAAGAAAGGATCTTTGTACGTGTGAATAAAGTAATCATATTCTCTATGCACTGCATCAAAACGAGCATGCGGCTTACCTTCCATTTTTATTATATCGTAAATGGCGATGTTATCAGGAAGAGCCTTATTGAGTCGAAATAATAAGTCGAAATCATATTCTTTCTCAATATCCGCATGAAAAAAGTACTGACTAGCGTGGACTTGAGCATCTGTACGGCCACAACCAAATATGGTGGTTGGTACTTTTAATACTTTATGGAGTGTATTTTCCAAAACTTCTTGTACGCTTTCTACATCAGGTTGTCTTTGCCAACCATTATAATTCTGACCCTGATAGGCGATATGGAAAAAATATCTCAATTTACCTTTTTAATTTAATGCAATTTTACAAAAAAATGCTAGCTTATTTTTATAAAAAACTTATTACCTTCATAATATTTTAAATTGACTATTCCTTATTCATTTTTGCGATTTTAATATGTGCAAGATGATGCTCACAATGCCAAGCGTACAGTCCAATATTTGTTTTAATATTAATGAGTTCGTTCGAATCAGGAT
This region includes:
- a CDS encoding ArsC/Spx/MgsR family protein, whose product is MIKIYHNKLCSKSCAVLDLLKSKDVDLSIREYLQDVPSKDELLELVTLLQLKPLELIRRTESIFQEKFKNLVLSDEEWISVMLEYPILIERPIVVKDGKAVIGRPIDKVITLISEG
- the truA gene encoding tRNA pseudouridine(38-40) synthase TruA, translated to MRYFFHIAYQGQNYNGWQRQPDVESVQEVLENTLHKVLKVPTTIFGCGRTDAQVHASQYFFHADIEKEYDFDLLFRLNKALPDNIAIYDIIKMEGKPHARFDAVHREYDYFIHTYKDPFLSNQSSLYLYPKLNLDKMSEAAKLLLKYKDFRPFCTHPDKNEHTICHVTAAGIFVNTKGDRIRFNISSNRFLGKMIRILTGKLLKIGNGELSIDEFENHLITLELPKILRPAHPIGLYLSKVNYPYLNLPPRTDFLTPSQSSDWISI
- a CDS encoding YceI family protein, which gives rise to MATYKWSIDPSHSEVAFKVKHLMITTITGYCGKFTLDLETTSNDFNTAKNIAFKAEINSINTNDTQRDEHLKSADFFNAEAYRYLEFTGVKYVGIGDEAQLTGNLTIGNITKAITLKVLFGGIVVDSYGQTKAGFSLSGQLSRKEFGLTWDAVTEAGNIVVSDEVRISAEVQVIKKDIIL